Proteins from a single region of Acidimicrobiales bacterium:
- a CDS encoding polysaccharide deacetylase family protein: MDRRRFLALAGIGAAGAATGATGTGVVIGRATASAESPGAVADVRLEQPLDPRTGTHRIIWSVETERPLAALTFDDGPDPDFTPRILDILEEHGARGTFMMMGYNVALHPDIARRVVDGGHEVGNHTWSHLNLLRETDQRQYEEIARAHEAIEDATGEHCAWFRPPRGQLTGASVRYAAALGYDTLLWSVERGAPGVGTPDAVADYVEAHLGAGDIIDLHDGIGRGTFDPDTDHATTSRERREVEVDALPRMIRDATDRGLELVTMSDLLAAETSPLPQEADDPAREGDGA; encoded by the coding sequence GTGGACCGCCGCCGCTTCCTCGCGCTCGCAGGCATCGGTGCCGCCGGGGCCGCGACCGGGGCCACGGGCACCGGTGTGGTGATCGGCCGCGCCACCGCCAGTGCCGAGTCGCCAGGCGCCGTCGCCGACGTCCGCCTCGAGCAGCCCCTCGACCCCCGCACCGGCACCCACCGGATCATCTGGTCGGTCGAGACCGAGCGCCCCCTGGCCGCCCTCACCTTCGACGACGGGCCCGACCCCGACTTCACCCCCCGCATCCTCGACATCCTCGAGGAGCACGGCGCCCGCGGCACCTTCATGATGATGGGCTACAACGTCGCCCTCCACCCCGACATCGCCCGGCGGGTCGTCGACGGCGGCCACGAGGTCGGCAACCACACGTGGTCTCACCTGAACCTCCTCCGCGAGACCGACCAGCGCCAGTACGAGGAGATCGCCCGCGCCCACGAGGCGATCGAGGACGCGACCGGCGAACACTGCGCCTGGTTCCGCCCGCCCCGTGGCCAGCTCACGGGCGCCTCGGTCCGGTACGCCGCCGCCCTCGGGTACGACACCCTGCTGTGGTCGGTGGAGCGAGGCGCTCCCGGGGTGGGCACCCCCGACGCGGTCGCCGACTACGTCGAGGCCCACCTCGGCGCCGGCGACATCATCGACCTCCACGACGGCATCGGCCGGGGGACCTTCGACCCCGACACTGACCACGCCACGACCTCGCGGGAACGACGCGAGGTCGAGGTCGACGCCCTGCCCCGGATGATCCGCGACGCCACCGACCGGGGCCTCGAGCTCGTCACCATGTCCGACCTGCTGGCGGCGGAGACCTCACCCCTGCCCCAGG
- a CDS encoding MoxR family ATPase, translating into MGFRFDSVPAVRDSLADAKYLADEGIAGVVYLADRLQKPILVEGPAGTGKTQLAKSVAEITGSRLIRLQCYEGLDESKALYEWNYKKQLLRIQAEGKAEDWSQIEEDIFSDEFLLTRPLLEAIRAEDPVVLLIDEVDRVEVETEALLLEILSDYQVSIPELGTVTAKQIPMVFLTSNNTRELSEALKRRCLYLHVDYPELEREKEIVLTKVEGVSDNLADQIARVVRSIRTLELKKSPSVSETIDWARTLVLLGIETIDAEVATDTLHVLLKYRTDIQRAAKELSTNGAAVGAK; encoded by the coding sequence ATGGGCTTCCGCTTCGACTCCGTCCCCGCCGTCCGCGACTCTCTCGCCGACGCCAAGTACCTCGCCGACGAGGGCATCGCCGGCGTCGTCTACCTCGCCGACCGGCTCCAGAAGCCCATCCTGGTCGAGGGGCCGGCCGGTACCGGCAAGACCCAGCTGGCCAAGTCCGTCGCCGAGATCACCGGAAGCCGCCTCATCCGCCTGCAGTGCTACGAGGGCCTCGACGAGTCCAAGGCGCTGTACGAGTGGAACTACAAGAAGCAGCTCCTGCGCATCCAGGCCGAGGGCAAGGCCGAGGACTGGTCTCAGATCGAGGAGGACATCTTCTCCGACGAGTTCCTGCTCACCCGTCCGCTGCTCGAGGCCATCCGTGCCGAGGACCCGGTGGTGCTGCTGATCGACGAGGTCGACCGCGTCGAGGTCGAGACCGAGGCGCTGCTCCTCGAGATCCTCTCTGACTACCAGGTGTCCATTCCCGAGCTGGGCACGGTCACGGCCAAGCAGATCCCGATGGTGTTCCTCACCTCGAACAACACCCGCGAGCTCTCCGAGGCCCTCAAGCGCCGCTGCCTCTACCTCCACGTCGACTACCCCGAGCTCGAGCGCGAGAAGGAGATCGTCCTCACCAAGGTCGAGGGCGTCTCCGACAACCTCGCCGACCAGATCGCCCGGGTGGTGCGCTCCATCCGCACGCTCGAGCTCAAGAAGTCGCCGTCGGTGTCGGAGACCATCGACTGGGCCCGCACCCTCGTCCTGCTCGGCATCGAGACCATCGACGCCGAGGTCGCCACCGACACCCTCCACGTCCTCCTCAAGTACCGCACCGACATCCAGAGGGCCGCCAAGGAGCTGTCCACCAACGGCGCCGCCGTCGGCGCCAAGTAG